The Pricia mediterranea genome includes a window with the following:
- a CDS encoding SDR family oxidoreductase: MKNKIAILGCGWLGFPLARTLIADGCNINGSTTSEEKLKKLETAGIQPFLIRLSEEGIEGEVQPFLTDVDALIINVPPKLRGGNRENYVKKMQLLHDSIETSTVKKIIFVSSTSVYGDMGGEVTEKTVPEPVTESGKQLVVSEDIFRNNNNLKATIIRFGGLIGPDRHPVRMLSGRTDIAKGNAPVNLIHKNDCIEIIRKILIKNWWNETFNGVYPNHPTKREYYTSKAIEKGLQVPHFDTTASKKGKTVSSYHLKTRGFEFTTAI; encoded by the coding sequence ATGAAAAACAAAATAGCAATCCTCGGCTGCGGTTGGTTGGGATTTCCGTTGGCGCGGACCTTGATAGCAGATGGATGTAACATCAACGGCAGTACGACATCGGAAGAAAAGCTTAAAAAGCTGGAAACGGCGGGAATCCAACCTTTTTTGATACGGTTGTCCGAGGAGGGGATCGAAGGAGAAGTGCAGCCCTTCCTCACCGATGTGGATGCCCTAATTATCAATGTTCCCCCGAAACTGCGCGGTGGAAACCGGGAAAACTACGTCAAAAAGATGCAGCTGCTGCATGATTCCATCGAGACATCCACAGTTAAAAAAATCATCTTTGTAAGCAGTACTTCGGTGTACGGCGATATGGGCGGGGAAGTGACCGAAAAGACCGTTCCCGAACCGGTCACGGAATCGGGCAAACAGCTCGTCGTCTCAGAGGATATTTTTCGCAACAATAACAATCTCAAGGCAACAATTATCCGCTTCGGGGGATTGATCGGCCCCGACCGTCACCCAGTACGAATGCTTTCCGGAAGAACGGATATTGCAAAGGGAAACGCCCCCGTCAACCTTATCCACAAAAATGATTGTATCGAGATCATCAGGAAAATCCTAATTAAAAACTGGTGGAACGAAACCTTCAATGGAGTTTATCCAAACCATCCTACAAAGCGGGAATACTACACCTCAAAAGCAATCGAAAAAGGATTACAAGTTCCACATTTTGATACCACAGCCTCAAAAAAAGGAAAAACTGTATCTTCCTACCATCTCAAAACAAGGGGTTTTGAGTTTACTACCGCGATTTAA